In the genome of Cyclopterus lumpus isolate fCycLum1 chromosome 19, fCycLum1.pri, whole genome shotgun sequence, one region contains:
- the gpr142 gene encoding probable G-protein coupled receptor 142: MIDWSNATASGHQEPGRKPEELQKSKCVLGFVPVIYYSVLLCVGVPVNILTAVALSRLACRTKKALYYYLLAVTGSDILSQLFIIFVGFLLETAVFHRDVPLLLLRSVSAAEFAANHASIWSTVPLTVDRYVALCHPLLHRQISYPARARKIIAAVLALSLASGVPFFWWSDMWRNSHPPTALDAVLIWTHVTIIYFLPCSIFLVLNSLIIRTLRARTQPQRGEEQRGPKSAPPRRLGKTTAMLLAITSVFSVLWAPRTAVVIYHLHVSSVHRDWRVHLAYDLSNMLAMLNTAVNFFLYCFVSTPFRGAVRDVVLLRWGPLYPRRALPHPQAAMNASISSLYSGNNKRSQRDSTPLSPHRARKPS; the protein is encoded by the exons ATGATCGACTGGTCCAATGCGACGGCGTCCGGCCACCAGGAGCCGGGCCGGAAACCTGAGGAGCTGCAGAAGTCCAAATGTGTCCTGGGCTTCGTCCCGGTCATCTACTACAGTGTTCTGCTTTGTGTGGGCGTCCCAG TGAACATCCTCACGGCCGTGGCGTTGTCCCGGCTGGCGTGCCGCACCAAGAAGGCTCTGTACTACTACCTTTTGGCGGTGACGGGCTCGGACATTCTCTCGCAGCTCTTCATCATCTTCGTGGGCTTCCTGCTGGAGACGGCGGTCTTCCACCGCGACGTGCCGCTGCTCCTGCTGCGCTCCGTCAGCGCCGCCGAGTTCGCCGCCAACCACGCCTCCATCTGGTCCACCGTGCCGCTCACCGTGGACCGCTACGTGGCGCTGTgccaccccctcctccaccgCCAGATCAGCTACCCGGCGCGCGCCCGCAAGATCATCGCGGCCGTCCTGGCGCTGTCTCTGGCGTCGGGCGTGCCCTTCTTCTGGTGGTCGGACATGTGGCGGAACAGCCACCCGCCCACGGCCCTGGACGCCGTGCTCATCTGGACCCACGTGACCATCATATACTTCCTGCCCTGCAGCATCTTCCTGGTGCTGAACTCTCTGATCATCCGCACGCTGAGGGCGAGGACGCAGCCGCAGCGCGGCGAGGAGCAGCGCGGCCCCAAGTCGGCGCCTCCTCGCCGCCTCGGTAAAACCACCGCCATGCTGCTGGCCATCACCTCCGTGTTCTCGGTGCTGTGGGCCCCCAGGACCGCGGTGGTCATCTACCACCTGCACGTGTCCTCGGTCCACCGGGACTGGCGCGTCCACCTGGCCTACGACCTGTCCAACATGCTGGCCATGCTCAACACGGCCGTCAACTTCTTCCTCTACTGCTTCGTCAGCACGCCGTTCCGCGGCGCCGTGCGGGACGTGGTTCTGCTGCGGTGGGGCCCGCTGTACCCGCGCCGCGCTCTGCCTCACCCGCAGGCCGCCATGAAcgcctccatctcctctctgtaCAGTGGGAACAACAAGCGCTCGCAGCGGGACTCCACCCCCTTGTCACCCCACAGGGCCAGAAAGCCCtcgtga